The Scheffersomyces stipitis CBS 6054 chromosome 5, complete sequence genome contains the following window.
agtactCTGTGGAAAGATCGTTCAATAGTATTTCTGTGGATGGTGATACTTCCACCAACGACACTATTATAGCTATTGCGAATGGTGCTGCTGGAGGGCCAGTAATCGACAACAACTCTAGCACTGCCGAAAGTTTCGCCGTTGTTCAGAAGGAAATCACCGGCTTCGCTCAGCAATTAGCTCAGTTGGTAGTAAGAGATGGCGAGGGCGCAACCAAATTCATAAACATCCATGTTAAAGATGCATTGTCCTACAAGGATGCTAAGATCGTGGCATCTTCTGTTGCCAATTCAtctcttttcaagactGCCATGTTTGGTCAAGATGCCAACTGGGGTCGTATTTTGTGTGCTATTGGCTACTCAAAAGTTTCTACTGCTGACTCGATTGTTCCAACAAAAACCAGTGTTTCGTTTGTTCCAACCGATGGCTCTgaggaattgaagttgttgatcaacgGTGAACCAGAAGTTGTGGACGAAGAACGTGCTTcagaaatcttgaaaagtGAAGATTTGGACATCGTCATTGACTTGGGCACTGGAGGTGGACAACTGGCCAATTTCTGGACTTGTGACTTGACTCACGAGTATGTTACAATTAACGGTGACTACAGATCCTAAAAGTATAGATATATTCCTATAGTTCTTATATAGTTAATAAGCATAGTCAAACATAGTAGAGTAGTATTCAGCTTTATAGAAATCGTTTACTGCCCTGTTTTGAAGTGTTTTTCGTGTATTGTTTCTTGCATCTTTTGCAACCGCAAGGCTACATTTAACTTAAAAGCGTAATCACCAAGAAGTTAAGCGCGGTGTagcaattgaaaaatgaatttCGCGAAAAAACGAGTCGCGAACGGTAAATACTGAAAAGTTAGCAATTCTCAAGTGAAATAGAAAGACTTACAAAAGCCATTGGAAGGTGTAAGCTCGATTGGTTCGATTGCCTATTTTGAATCACAGATCTGGATTTCGTATTCCACGACTCTTAATTTATGAACACCATTTCCGTTTTCTGACAGTTTTAAAGTCATATtaatatttgcaattgataGAGTTTCTCGCTGTAGATCCAGAGACCCAACTCCATCTTAGTACACACTGTTTCTtatgttgaagaagcatGGATTATCCATACGAAGAAACATGCACTGTTGCAGAGCTTCCCAATGCTCCAAACCAATATAGAACTGTCTATGGAATGGTGCTAAGAGTAGATAGAAATACGAAGACTAAGGATGATCCGCAGTTCATGGTCTTCACTGACTTCACCAGCAACAAACTagttgaaaaagaagaagagtatccAATTACCTTTGACAATATCCAAGTTCAGGTCGACGAAATGTTCCTGATGGACGTGATGAAGTTTCGTATGCATAACATCGAATCAGATTACAGAAAGTACCACTCTAGTGAGAGGAAGGAtatcattcaattctataACCTTCCTAGATTCGATCCCGCATCCCAAAAGTCGCTCCCTGTGGAGCACTACTTCATGGTAATAAAAGTGAGACTAAGAACAAAGAAGTACTACGCTAATATTCTAGAATGTGCTACGTTTGATATTTCTTTAGTAGACTACAATCTGGCTTCTGACAATGACAAGGTTTTTCTAAACGGCTTGTACAAACGGATGTTAGAACGCTTACCATTGAAATACTTCAGAAGGGTTGGTCTGGATGTATACAGAAAAGTATTTCCGCCGGAATACTTTAATATACTTGAGGATTCAATTCGTAGAGATGACCAGCAGGCACAGGTATCTCGAAAGTCGGTTCAGGAATCCAGAGTATTGCCACCGAACATGAATTCAATACAAACACACGCTCGTACCTATCCTCCAATACAAACCAATGTTCGGACAAATCCACCCATAAAGGATGAAATCATTTCTAGTGGATCTACAATCGTAGAAGATTTGCAATATCCGGGCGATTACCAAGTTTCTTCACCAGCTCCATCTGAACCAGCGTCTCCAGCTCCTGGAGCTAGAGGCAATACATTCAGCTTCAATAGCGTCAGCAATGATAGCAGTACCGATAACAGCCATAACAGAGCCCTTAGTAATCAAAATAATAACATCAATAACAGTCAAAATGATGGAATTTCAGTTTCTACGCATTCTGCTAGTATTGAAAAGAGCTTCTATAGCGATGCTCAGAAAGTGAGCAGAAGTTCGCAAGATTCTGGAAGTCCTTTCTTCAGCATTCAAGAACTCGCTGCTGTGCCTAACAGAGTAGACAATAAAGTATACAAAACCAAAGCGTACCTCATAGCTACCAACCCCAGTGATTGGCAGCATATTTGTTGCAAGACATATGACTACGATGTATCGCAGCAGGATTACGTATATACGGACCCTACTATAAGAAGTATGGAGTTGATATTTACAGACATTATGCCTTCTCAACGAAGAGGACAGTTGCTCACAAATGCTAACTCGATTACAGTTGGTTTAcacgaagatgaagatatcctCGAGTTCTTTGAAATACAAAGAGTGGAACAGCTCTACGTTAACCTCGCCGATATCGCCGAAAAATTTTATAATGGCTCTACCTTTACTAAGCTAGTGGAGCTAGAATTATATAAAAAAGAGATTCCTGTCAATCAAATCCATGAAGACAGAAGAGGGGATGCAAGTATATGTGTGTGGGCATCAAGGCATCTTCTGTTACTGAGTCTAGTTGGTTAGCCATGTTAGTCACAGATAGAATTTTTCTAAACAGGCACAGACTTCAGCGTAATTATCGTCGGTTTCAATAAATAATGCATGTCTTCCTGGAAGATGTACCAACACTTTATCGTCAACATCAATATTATTGTACAATTGTTCAGTAGCTTCACTATTAGTTATTCTGTCATTttttggctgcaaaatcATGACTCGGGTGGTTTTTCCGATGGAATAGTCCGACTTAAGGAGCGAAAGTCCCCTGTCAAGCATCTGTACAAGTTGTCGAAGTGTTCCCCCATCTCTACACATTAGTTCTGTGTTCAAGTATTGCTTCCATTCTTCAGAAGTCGTGACGTCTTCCACATCGTTTGAATCTTGTGTCGTTTCGTTTTGACTGTACTTCCAGTTCGGAAATAAATACGCCCCAAGGTATCCAATATAGAGTATCACGATACAGGGTGCTAGACACTTGTGAGGCTTGACTAGAGGACTATTAACTAGACAAGACGAAATGATGTTTCTATATTTTCCCTCTGAAAGATACGATAAGGCGATGCCGCCGCCCATAGAATGGCCAACAATACCCAACGGTAATGTTTCCTGGTCGGTCCCCGATTCTTTGGTAACACTTTGAAAGTGTTCGATCATTCTATCCAAATCTGTTAATGTCACTTCTTTAGTGGCTCCCACGATACCTCTTTCTGCGCCTAAGGAAGTTCGTCCTGAACCTCTTTGGTCGTATATAAAACAGCTATATCCCAAGGATGTCAAGCTCTCCATGAGCCGGTAGTACATTCCAGAATGTTCACTCCAACCatggagaagaatcaacCTTCCTCGAATTGGAACCGATTCCAAAACGGGGAAATATACAGTAAAGAAATTCACACCGTCATGATGAACTATCTCTTCTACAATCCGGCGATTGGGATATTTGAGTTTATAAGGTGCCTCTattccaaattgaacttgataACTAGAGGCCATACTACGTGGACTTCTGCACAAACGAACAAGGTATGTTCACCGTATTGACAAGCGCACAAAAAATGGcttccaaaacttcaaaatctcaatagaagaaaaatctCTCTTTTGCGTAAATTTGCCGATCTCGTTTCTTTAATATCATGGCTTTTGTAGTAGCTCAGCCAGGTGTTTGCAAAATTCGGTTGGAACATGGATCTCATAAATTCACAAAGCCGGAGGAAAGCAATTTACCTTCCGCGTAATAATAATGTGCCGGCATGCATACCGAAATTCCGCGATAAAGACTAATTGCTTACGATGAGCAGATCTTGACGTAGGAATCCTGAAAGAGGAACCGAATCCGCTTTTCCGCTTTGGGAGAAATATAGTTGGGGGGGATACTTACCTTAATACTTTGGAGGATAAAATATGGGGTTGACAAGGTGGAGGATCCTTACCTCATATACTGATAAAGagattgaaagaaaaaaaatcgATAAAGCTGAAGTGCCAGTATTGCGATTCCGCTTATGGGTCTACGAGAATTAAGCTTTAAGTTTACAAGCGGCAGCTCCCGCAGCAACCACAACCTTTTTTTATGTACGATgtacattttcaatttgaaacTATTTAGCGGTGAATTGTGTTGCGTTGGCCACCGTAGAATTCTGGTATTCTAAGCCGTTACTATTTCACTGACCCCTTCGCTGACATCTACTTCTCCTAGTAAAGAGGCTTTCTCTGAGCTATTCTTGGATCCTGATTGTGATAATGTAGAGACAGTGCTGGCCACTTTTGTGAGTGTGTTTTTAAAGGAATTCATGCTGTGGTCGATGCCTGAAATTGCTCTCGctacttcaacaatgggCCATGGAAATGCGCGGAACATCGGCAAGAAGTTTCCGTAGAGAGGAAGCTTGATTTCGCCTCTGCGACCAAGCTCTAGAGCTGAAAGAACACTAGAGGCGACATACTTGGGATCTAGCTCAGGGGCCAATAACGAGGACGGAGTATTTACACCCGAAAACATGGCGGTTTTTAACTGACCGGGACAGATTAGTAAAGTTTTCACCCCCGTAGGGTTCATCGATGGGGGTCCCAATTCGTAAGTAAGAGACTCGTGAAGAGCAATGAGCCCCGATTTTGATGCTCCGTATGCACTCAATCTAGCCGGGGACATGTATCCTAACACAGAGGCTATAGTAACAATGTACCCCCTGTGCAATCTGAGCATGGAAGGAAGAAATACCTTGATGGTGTAGAAACTGGACATTAAATTTATCTGTATAGTTTTCTCTATTTCATGGTAGCTGAGATCGACTAGGGGCTTGCCAGTAGTGATTCCAGCGTTGTTAATGAGCACTGTAATATTGCCGATCTCCTTTTTGATGGTTTTGTGGACTTGGAGAACTTGCTTTCTGTCGCTAACATCACACTTGTAGTAGTAAACATTTTCAGGCTGTTCTTCGTCAGTTGGTACGACAATATCTAGTACAACTACTTTGGCTCTAGTAGCGGCAAACGTGTTGACGAGCTCTTTCCCTAAACCGGAGCATCCCCCTGTAATGAGTACGGTGTCTTTTTCTGGCTCGAAGTAGTTACCGACTAGTCGGTTGGAGATATCACGAATCTTTTTGCTCAAGTGATagaacaacaacagaacAAATAAGGGACCCATACTGGCTTGAGTCGAGTTGCTTGTTCtaatgggtgcaaaataaaCTGCAGTTGGGTGTACTTGTTAAGCGCtattcgcagccaaattGAACGTGGAAAAAataagatgaagaggaaatcTAAATCTTAGACTCAACGCTAATCTTGAAATTCTCGTAAAAGCATATTTAAAGctcgatttttcaaagCAAATTAGTAATTACAAACCACCTGAAAACCAGCAAGAAGTTATAGAAATGGAGTCAGATACGGCCTATACGAGAAGATATAACTTAACTTTATCCAACTGTGTGATACAATTCTACTTCACGTGACTATAGTCACCCGTTGAAAAATCGTGTCTGGACCAATATAACTattcaagaatttttcaaccaaACCATTTTAAAGGTGTATTGAAACACTGTCCTTTCAAAATCACCAATAATGGCTAAACTGGGTTCGTGTGCCATGTTCAAGGGGTTGCCTTCCTCTAGAATATTGAAGCAAATAACTAGATTGAACGCTATTGCAGGAACTTCTGAGTCAGCATACAAATTTGATGCTTCGAAATATACCAAGATTGAACTTTTCTTGCAACAGAAGAACATCCACGGTCCAGCCGTAGGCTTGAAAAAGTTCTGGAGACAAAACTTACCAACTTTGAAGTTCCACAACGATGATATTCAATTCTCATTGACGAGAATCCAAGCTGAAACAGCTGCTGAAGTAGCAGCATGTCCTTCTAAGATCGTTGTTCATTCTGTAGATCCAGCCTCTaagattgaaattgattgTAAGGGCAAACATTCGCTGGTTATTCTTAATGAACTTGTAGAAGCTACTAAAGCTACCAATGTTCCCATAGAAGAAATTCCAGTGCTCAGACCTCCACAGCAAAAGGAATCATGGGCTACCTAGACTTGTCATAatgatcttcaattcctcaTTTATACTTGTACATATATATTAACTATGGAGTGGTCTCCATAAAATGCATAATCGATACATCGATATCAACTAATGATTGTAAGCCTCGAGATGGGCTACTGCAGTAGTAGCTCAAACTAGTATTGACTATTGACATACAGTATCTACCGAACGGTGTTACTCGTGAATATATTACGATAGGTAACTAATGAGTTTATGACTGAAGAAACTTCATGAGAGCATCTTGACCCTTGAGCTCCATCAACTTTTTTATCTTTAAGAGTTCTTCCAAGGTGCTGTTATCTAAACCAACATCACCGTCAATATCGCTGTCAGAATTGGCGGTACTAGGTGTTTCTAGTTTGATGCTTTCTATGCTGCTCTCGTCAGCCAACGCCGCTTGCACCAACTCGTCGAAATTTAACTTTGGTTGCGATCTTGTGTTAGTATGAATCTTGATATCGTTCAAGCTCTCTACCACTATTCTGTCTTCAATATTTGTCTCTACTCTCTTTAGGTTATCGTAATCTGTTATGTTGTCGagtattttctttttggatATCTTTGGCTGTGTCTGGTCGCCTTTAACTTTGGTGCAAAAGTCGAGAAGTATCAGTTTCTCTGGAACTCGGTATACAAATGAGCTCACTTGACtgtcatcatcttcagatGTGATGCTAATTACTCGCTTCAAGCCTGTGGAAGCTTTTGCTGAAACTCCGAAAGACGTCGATGTCGACTCGAAATAGTCTGGCAACTTGTAGTTGCTGTGGACCTCGTCAAAGTCGTCGATATCCATCGCACCGTTTCTGTCGTCAATATACTTCCTGTCCTTTTTCGAGAAATTCTCTAGTTGATACTGTAAGTACTCTTGTAAGGAAGGCGTCCTTTCTTGTTTAATATAGGGCTGATCATCGAACTTGATGACGATATCGCTCAACGAAGCCAACCGTAAAAAGTGGTTCCGAATTGAAGGTTCTATTACAACAGTGTCCTTCAGCCTTCTGGTCCTGATTAAGTCCCTGGGGATGAGTTCTTCTACGTGGTTGGGACATCTCCACTTCGTCCCAATCGTTTTGGGTCCAAACATCGGTTCATCCAAGCAATCAATATGCCACACTAATGGGCAGTAATCGCAGTGAGAGATGATGCGGTTCCTTAAGCCAGATTGTCCACACTTGTGACATAAGTAGGGATTTCCGTCTTTGTCGAAGAGACTGTCAATTTCTAAATCGATATTCTTGTTGTAGCCTGGAATCTGGGCTCCGTTGGCTCTGGTATAGGACAACTCCGGCTTCATCGTATCGTCAGCATAGTCTCCGTTTGGTGCTGTATAAACTCCTATATACGTACCGTCACGTAGATTCTTAGGAAGTTGGAATACC
Protein-coding sequences here:
- a CDS encoding predicted protein (go_function oxidoreductase activity~go_process metabolism), translating into MGPLFVSLLFYHLSKKIRDISNRLVGNYFEPEKDTVLITGGCSGLGKELVNTFAATRAKVVVLDIVVPTDEEQPENVYYYKCDVSDRKQVLQVHKTIKKEIGNITVLINNAGITTGKPLVDLSYHEIEKTIQINLMSSFYTIKVFLPSMLRLHRGYIVTIASVLGYMSPARLSAYGASKSGLIALHESLTYELGPPSMNPTGVKTLLICPGQLKTAMFSGVNTPSSLLAPELDPKYVASSVLSALELGRRGEIKLPLYGNFLPMFRAFPWPIVEVARAISGIDHSMNSFKNTLTKVASTVSTLSQSGSKNSSEKASLLGEVDVSEGVSEIVTA
- a CDS encoding predicted protein; this encodes MAKSGSCAMFKGLPSSRILKQITRLNAIAGTSESAYKFDASKYTKIELFLQQKNIHGPAVGLKKFWRQNLPTLKFHNDDIQFSLTRIQAETAAEVAACPSKIVVHSVDPASKIEIDCKGKHSSVILNELVEATKATNVPIEEIPVLRPPQQKESWAT
- a CDS encoding predicted protein, with the translated sequence MDYPYEETCTVAELPNAPNQYRTVYGMVLRVDRNTKTKDDPQFMVFTDFTSNKLVEKEEEYPITFDNIQVQVDEMFSMDVMKFRMHNIESDYRKYHSSERKDIIQFYNLPRFDPASQKSLPVEHYFMVIKVRLRTKKYYANILECATFDISLVDYNSASDNDKVFLNGLYKRMLERLPLKYFRRVGSDVYRKVFPPEYFNILEDSIRRDDQQAQVSRKSVQESRVLPPNMNSIQTHARTYPPIQTNVRTNPPIKDEIISSGSTIVEDLQYPGDYQVSSPAPSEPASPAPGARGNTFSFNSVSNDSSTDNSHNRALSNQNNNINNSQNDGISVSTHSASIEKSFYSDAQKVSRSSQDSGSPFFSIQELAAVPNRVDNKVYKTKAYLIATNPSDWQHICCKTYDYDVSQQDYVYTDPTIRSMELIFTDIMPSQRRGQLLTNANSITVGLHEDEDILEFFEIQRVEQLYVNLADIAEKFYNGSTFTKLVELELYKKEIPVNQIHEDRRGDASICVWASRHLSLSSLVG
- a CDS encoding conserved hypothetical protein (go_function DNA binding~go_process regulation of transcription, DNA-dependent) — protein: MRFATRSAANTPLLTSTDIPQLSASPIIRESMTTKSDGGILQLGKKRQSFVEPQLAEPVPVYTGLPLEAGPTAKIKKDSLWSSRSRRSGKSSSSTSREGSAVPPEEPDVDTDVEKSYNSSLQTKLSEAITTASEVRKPLTLKIRSLRKPSSRTTTPKQLKRTGSDLASPLRSSKRIKVISPKKPASTNLAPTPIIHSHGEGNVDDDPTKDNDDFCSACGGPGVFICCETCPKSFHFTCCDPPLEEAPEDDWFCRECIAKKNPSLLQKWTDIGIFAQLMNQSESRNPKVFQLPKNLRDGTYIGVYTAPNGDYADDTMKPELSYTRANGAQIPGYNKNIDLEIDSLFDKDGNPYLCHKCGQSGLRNRIISHCDYCPLVWHIDCLDEPMFGPKTIGTKWRCPNHVEELIPRDLIRTRRSKDTVVIEPSIRNHFLRLASLSDIVIKFDDQPYIKQERTPSLQEYLQYQLENFSKKDRKYIDDRNGAMDIDDFDEVHSNYKLPDYFESTSTSFGVSAKASTGLKRVISITSEDDDSQVSSFVYRVPEKSILLDFCTKISKKKILDNITDYDNLKRVETNIEDRIVVESLNDIKIHTNTRSQPKLNFDELVQAATANSDSDIDGDVGLDNSTLEELLKIKKLMELKGQDALMKFLQS